Proteins co-encoded in one Amaranthus tricolor cultivar Red isolate AtriRed21 chromosome 7, ASM2621246v1, whole genome shotgun sequence genomic window:
- the LOC130817964 gene encoding uncharacterized protein LOC130817964 — protein sequence MASTPNFPLISTLMVLTILAPMVAGSRSSSDEVTIKNYKEELVIPFELKLKDDSKDRLMKNVDGLKEAMIEHIYESSLNCFENGYLCASNGQCCSRMCIWYEQGGHLCQSSCLQSGTNGCTFNNDCCSNYCEWKWGKGNNLCH from the exons ATGGCTTCCACTCCCAACTTTCCTCTAATCTCAACGTTAATGGTGCTCACTATTTTag CACCAATGGTAGCGGGAAGCAGATCGTCCTCGGATGAAGTAACTATTAAGAATTATAAGGAGGAGCTGGTTATTCCTTTTGAACTGAAATTGAAGGACGACAGCAAAGAcagattgatgaagaatgttgaTGGGTTGAAAGAAGCCATgattgaacatatttatgagAGTAGTCTTAATTGTTTTGAAAACGGGTATTTATGTGCATCAAACGGGCAATGTTGTTCTCGTATGTGCATATGGTACGAGCAAGGTGGTCATCTGTGCCAGTCAAGTTGTTTACAAAGTGGTACCAATGGTTGTACTTTTAACAACGACTGTTGCTCTAACTACTGCGAGTGGAAATGGGGAAAGGGCAATAATTTATGCCATTAG
- the LOC130817456 gene encoding cytochrome f, translating into MQTINTFSWIKEQITRSICISLVLYIITRSSISNAYPIFAQQGYENPREATGRIVCANCHLANKPVDIEVPQAVLPDTVFEAVVRIPYDMQLKQVLANGKKGGLNVGAVLILPEGFELAPPNRISPEMKEKIGNLSFQSYRPNKQNILVIGPVPGKKYSEITFPILSPDPATKKDVHFLKYPIYVGGNRGRGQIYPDGSKSNNTVYNATAAGIVKKIVRKEKGGYEISIADASDGREVVDIIPPGPELLVSEGESIKLDQPLTSNPNVGGFGQGDAEIVLQDPLRVQGLLFFFASVILAQIFLVLKKKQFEKVQLSEMNF; encoded by the coding sequence ATGCAAACTATAAATACCTTTTCTTGGATAAAAGAACAGATTACTCGATCCATTTGCATATCGCTCGTGTTATATATAATAACTCGATCCTCCATTTCGAATGCATATCCCATTTTCGCACAGCAAGGTTATGAAAATCCACGAGAAGCAACTGGACGTATTGTATGTGCCAATTGCCATTTAGCTAATAAGCCCGTGGATATTGAAGTTCCACAAGCGGTCCTTCCAGATACTGTATTTGAAGCGGTTGTTCGAATTCCTTATGATATGCAATTAAAACAAGTTCTTGCTAACGGCAAAAAGGGGGGGTTGAATGTGGGGGCTGTTCTTATTTTACCTGAGGGATTTGAATTAGCCCCACCCAATCGTATTTCTCCAGAGATGAAAGAAAAGATAGGCAATCTTTCTTTTCAGAGCTATCGCcccaataaacaaaatattctTGTAATAGGTCCCGTTCCTGGGAAAAAATATAGTGAAATTACCTTTCCTATTCTTTCCCCGGATCCTGCCACTAAGAAAGATGTTCACTTCTTAAAATATCCCATATATGTAGGTGGTAACAGAGGAAGGGGCCAGATTTATCCTGACGGAAGCAAGAGTAATAATACAGTTTATAATGCCACAGCAGCAGGTATAGTAAAGAAAATTGTACGAAAAGAAAAGGGCGGATACGAAATAAGCATAGCGGATGCCTCGGATGGACGTGAAGTGGTTGATATTATCCCTCCAGGACCAGAGCTTCTTGTTTCAGAGGGTGAATCTATCAAACTTGATCAACCATTAACAAGTAATCCTAATGTGGGTGGATTTGGTCAGGGAGACGCCGAAATAGTACTTCAAGACCCACTGCGCGTACAAGGTCTTTTGTTCTTCTTTGCATCTGTTATTTTGGCACAAATCTTTTTGGTTCTTAAAAAGAAACAGTTCGAGAAGGTTCAATTGTCCGAAATGAATTTCTAG
- the LOC130818426 gene encoding chloroplast envelope membrane protein-like: IPLFLSLATKLFEPYYSNKLLHNLISIVFLPWWISLSFQKSLESWVTNWWNTKQSETFLNDIQENNLLEKFIELEELHLLDEMIKEYPETHLQKLRIGIHNETIQLIKMHNADCIHMILHFSTNLICFLILSGYSILGNKELILLNSWVQEFLYNLSDTIKAFSILLLTDLCIGFHSPHGWELMIGSIYKDFGFAHNDQIISSLVSTFPVILDTILKYWIFRYLNRVSPSLVVIYHSMND, encoded by the coding sequence ATTCCTCTTTTCCTTAGTCTTGCAACTAAGCTCTTCGAACCTTATTATTCTAATAAGCTACTACATAACCTTATATCTATAGTATTTTTACCCTGGTGGATCTCTTTATCATTTCAAAAAAGTCTGGAATCTTGGGTTACTAATTGGTGGAATACTAAGCAATCAGAAACTTTTTTGAACgatattcaagaaaataatcTTCTAGAAAAATTCATCGAATTAGAGGAGCTCCACTTGTTGGACGAAATGATAAAGGAATACCCGGAAACACATCTACAAAAGCTTCGTATAGGAATTCACAATGAAACTATTCAATTGATCAAAATGCACAATGCGGATTGTATCCACATGATTTTGCACTTCTCGACAAATTTAATCTGTTTCCTTATTCTAAGCGGTTATTCTATTCTGGGAAATAAAGAACTTATTCTTCTTAACTCTTGGGTTCAGGAATTCCTATATAACTTAAGCGACACAATAAAAGCCTTTTCGATTCTTTTATTAACTGATTTATGTATCGGATTTCATTCGCCCCATGGTTGGGAACTAATGATTGGCTCTATCTACAAAGATTTTGGATTTGCCCATAATGATCAAATTATATCTAGTCTTGTTTCTACGTTTCCAGTTATTCTAGATACAATCTTGAAATATTGGATTTTCCGTTATTTAAATCGTGTATCCCCATCACTTGTAGTGATTTATCATTCAATGAATGACTGA